The Mastomys coucha isolate ucsf_1 unplaced genomic scaffold, UCSF_Mcou_1 pScaffold13, whole genome shotgun sequence genome has a window encoding:
- the Fzd8 gene encoding frizzled-8, producing the protein MEWGYLLEVTSLLAALAVLQRSSGAAAASAKELACQEITVPLCKGIGYNYTYMPNQFNHDTQDEAGLEVHQFWPLVEIQCSPDLKFFLCSMYTPICLEDYKKPLPPCRSVCERAKAGCAPLMRQYGFAWPDRMRCDRLPEQGNPDTLCMDYNRTDLTTASPSPPRRLPPPPPPGEQPPSGSGHSRPPGARPPHRGGSSRGSGDSAAAPPSRSGKARPPGGGAAPCEPGCQCRAPMVSVSSERHPLYNRVKTGQIANCALPCHNPFFSQDERAFTVFWIGLWSVLCFVSTFATVSTFLIDMERFKYPERPIIFLSACYLFVSVGYLVRLVAGHEKVACSGGAPGEGAAGGAGGAAAAGAGAAGAGASSPGARGEYEELGAVEQHVRYETTGPALCTVVFLLVYFFGMASSIWWVILSLTWFLAAGMKWGNEAIAGYSQYFHLAAWLVPSVKSIAVLALSSVDGDPVAGICYVGNQSLDNLRGFVLAPLVIYLFIGTMFLLAGFVSLFRIRSVIKQQGGPTKTHKLEKLMIRLGLFTVLYTVPAAVVVACLFYEQHNRPRWEATHNCPCLRDLQPDQARRPDYAVFMLKYFMCLVVGITSGVWVWSGKTLESWRALCTRCCWASKGAAVGAGAGGSGPGGGGPGPGGGGHGGGGGSLYSDVSTGLTWRSGTASSVSYPKQMPLSQV; encoded by the coding sequence ATGGAGTGGGGTTACCTGTTGGAAGTGACCTCGCTGTTAGCCGCCTTGGCGGTGCTACAACGCTCTAGCGGCGCTGCCGCGGCTTCGGCCAAGGAGCTGGCGTGCCAAGAGATCACGGTGCCGTTGTGCAAAGGCATCGGTTACAACTACACCTACATGCCCAACCAGTTCAACCACGACACGCAAGATGAGGCGGGCCTAGAGGTGCACCAGTTCTGGCCGCTGGTGGAAATCCAGTGCTCCCCAGACCTCAAGTTCTTTCTGTGTAGCATGTACACGCCCATCTGCCTAGAGGACTACAAGAAGCCTCTGCCGCCTTGTCGCTCTGTGTGTGAACGCGCCAAGGCCGGCTGCGCGCCGCTCATGCGCCAGTACGGCTTTGCCTGGCCTGACCGCATGCGCTGCGATCGGTTGCCAGAGCAGGGCAACCCGGACACTCTGTGCATGGACTACAACCGCACCGACCTCACCACAGCCTCACCCAGCCCACCGCGCCGCCTGCCTCCGCCGCCTCCGCCCGGCGAGCAGCCGCCCTCCGGCAGCGGCCACAGCCGCCCGCCAGGGGCCAGGCCCCCACATCGTGGCGGCAGCAGTAGGGGCAGCGGGGACTCGGCCGCTGCGCCCCCCTCGCGCAGCGGGAAGGCGAGGCCCCCTGGTGGCGGCGCTGCTCCCTGCGAGCCCGGGTGCCAGTGCCGCGCGCCCATGGTGAGTGTGTCCAGCGAACGCCACCCGCTCTACAACCGGGTCAAGACCGGCCAGATCGCCAACTGTGCGCTGCCCTGCCACAACCCCTTCTTTAGCCAGGATGAGCGCGCCTTTACTGTCTTCTGGATCGGTCTGTGGTCGGTGCTCTGCTTCGTCTCCACCTTCGCCACTGTCTCTACCTTCCTCATCGATATGGAGCGCTTTAAGTACCCGGAACGGCCCATCATATTCCTCTCCGCCTGCTACCTCTTCGTGTCTGTCGGGTACCTGGTGCGCCTGGTGGCCGGTCACGAGAAAGTGGCCTGCAGCGGCGGCGCGCCAGGTGAGGGCGCAGCTGGGGGTGCGGGCGGCGCGGCGGCGGCTGGCGCTGGGGCGGCGGGAGCGGGAGCGAGCAGCCCGGGCGCGCGCGGCGAGTACGAGGAGCTGGGCGCAGTGGAGCAGCACGTGCGCTATGAGACCACTGGCCCGGCGCTGTGCACGGTAGTCTTCCTCCTTGTCTACTTTTTTGGCATGGCCAGCTCCATCTGGTGGGTAATCCTGTCGCTCACGTGGTTCTTGGCTGCTGGCATGAAGTGGGGTAATGAGGCCATAGCAGGCTACTCGCAGTACTTTCACCTGGCTGCGTGGCTTGTGCCCAGCGTCAAGTCCATCGCGGTGCTGGCGCTCAGCTCCGTGGACGGCGACCCGGTGGCGGGTATCTGCTACGTGGGCAACCAGAGCCTTGACAACCTACGCGGCTTTGTGCTGGCTCCACTGGTCATCTACCTCTTCATTGGGACTATGTTTCTGTTAGCTGGCTTCGTGTCGTTGTTCCGAATCCGCTCAGTCATCAAGCAGCAAGGAGGCCCAACTAAGACACACAAGCTAGAAAAGCTCATGATCCGCTTGGGCCTCTTCACCGTGCTCTACACGGTGCCCGCTGCCGTCGTTGTCGCCTGCCTTTTCTATGAGCAGCACAACCGACCGCGCTGGGAGGCCACACACAACTGCCCATGCCTTCGGGACCTGCAACCGGACCAGGCTCGCAGGCCCGATTACGCGGTCTTCATGCTCAAGTACTTCATGTGCCTAGTGGTGGGCATCACATCGGGCGTGTGGGTCTGGTCCGGCAAGACCCTGGAGTCCTGGCGTGCGTTGTGCACTCGCTGCTGCTGGGCCAGCAAGGGCGCTGCAGTAGGCGCGGGCGCTGGAGGCAGCGGCCCTGGGGGCGGTGGCCCCGGGCCCGGGGGTGGGGGACATGGCGGAGGCGGGGGATCCCTCTACAGCGACGTCAGCACCGGCCTGACGTGGCGGTCTGGCACAGCCAGCTCGGTATCTTACCCTAAGCAAATGCCATTGTCCCAGGTCTGA